One Setaria viridis chromosome 5, Setaria_viridis_v4.0, whole genome shotgun sequence genomic region harbors:
- the LOC117858998 gene encoding coniferyl alcohol acyltransferase, producing MASVNGSNDLHVRVVSRRLVKASDDDDSIKPHVLAVSNLDLIPQTIQTSMFCIYPRPPTGDFNAVVAAFEAGLPSFLNHFFPLAGRIATNPSSGLPEFHCHNQGAELVVGEAGVPLASLDFGTMTASVRRVQQPYCEDMALSVQLVSFACGGFAVAWCTNHVLVDGSALSMLVSAWSELARSGTLCASSRPNHDRSVFRPRATPSYSASFNEAFMPLHAERQVNVLTAEQSFVERLYYIEASDVARLREAASRDGSERATRFQAVSAYLWKALAGVVGTADAHCRMQWWVDGRRRLTDEPELRAAMRNYIGNVTTFAIREASVDEVQRMALPDVAAMVGEAIAAPSYGQHFQELVDWVEERRADRYVETASLGLGSPTVGVTAFTSFPLDTDFGFGHAAMAMPTTSPTARLCSGFVQIAARPDGDGSWISSAFLWPRLAAALESDEPCVFKPVTAEYLGLRAP from the coding sequence ATGGCTAGCGTTAACGGCAGCAACGACTTGCACGTCCGGGTCGTGAGCCGGCGCCTGGTGAAggcctccgacgacgacgactccatCAAGCCGCACGTCCTCGCCGTCTCCAACCTCGACCTCATCCCACAGACCATACAGACTTCCATGTTCTGCATCTACCCCAGGCCGCCCACCGGCGACTTCAACGCCGTCGTCGCGGCCTTCGAGGCCGGCTTACCTTCTTTCCTCAACCACTTCTTCCCGCTCGCCGGCCGCATCGCCACTAACCCGAGCTCCGGCCTCCCCGAGTTCCACTGCCACAACCAAGGCGCCGAGCTCGTGGTCGGGGAGGCCGGCGTGCCCCTGGCGAGCCTGGACTTCGGCACGATGACCGCGTCGGTGCGGCGGGTCCAGCAGCCGTACTGCGAGGACATGGCGCTGTCGGTGCAGCTGGTGTCGTTCGCGTGCGGTGGCTTCGCCGTGGCGTGGTGCACCAACCATGTCCTCGTGGACGGAAGCGCCCTGAGCATGCTCGTCAGCGCGTGGTCGGAGCTCGCGAGGTCAGGGACGCTCTGCGCCAGCTCCCGGCCAAACCACGACCGCTCCGTCTTCCGACCTCGCGCGACGCCGTCGTACAGCGCCTCGTTCAACGAGGCGTTCATGCCGTTGCACGCCGAGCGCCAGGTCAACGTCCTGACGGCCGAGCAGAGCTTCGTCGAGCGCCTCTACTACATCGAGGCGTCCGACGTCGCCCGGCTGCGCGAGGCGGCGAGCAGGGACGGCAGCGAGCGCGCGACGCGGTTCCAGGCGGTTTCGGCCTACCTCTGGAAggccctcgccggcgtcgtgggCACGGCCGACGCGCACTGCCGCATGCAATGGTGGGTGGACGGGAGACGGCGGCTCACGGATGAGCCCGAGCTCCGCGCCGCGATGCGAAACTACATCGGCAACGTCACCACGTTCGCCATCAGAGAGGCGAGCGTGGACGAGGTCCAGCGGATGGCGCTGCCGGACGTGGCGGCCATGGTGGGCGAGGCGATCGCGGCGCCGTCGTACGGCCAGCACTTCCAGGAGCTGGTGGACTGGGTGGAGGAGCGCAGGGCTGACCGGTACGTCGAGACGGCGAGCCTCGGGCTGGGCAGCCCGACGGTGGGAGTGACGGCGTTCACCTCGTTCCCGCTCGACACGGACTTCGGCTTCGGCCACGCCGCGATGGCGATGCCGacgacctcgccgacggcaaGGCTGTGCTCAGGGTTCGTGCAGATCGCCGCGCGGCCCGACGGTGACGGGTCGTGGATCTCTAGCGCCTTCTTGTGGCCACGGCTCGCCGCAGCGCTCGAGTCCGACGAGCCATGCGTCTTCAAGCCTGTCACGGCGGAGTACCTTGGCCTCCGTGCTCCATAA